The genomic interval GGGTGAAGTTAAAAGGGGAGGGGGTATTACTTGGAGGTGTGGAGGGGTGTGGTACAGGTTAGGGAAGAtagggggggggtgtggggagGGCAGTTAGTTGGCGCGTGGGATGGTTTGGAGGAGGTTTGGGCTATTGGGCGGTTGTGTTGGCTAGGGGGGTAGGGTTTAGTGGTTTTGGCGGTGCGGCGGGGGGGGGGTTTTTTGGGACGGGGGTGGTGGATCTTAGGGTTTAAATGGGTATTTTGGGCATCTTTCGTTTGGAGATGTGTGAGTTATGGATATGGTAGCGGCGTTCATTGGTTGGTTTGGGGGGGTCGAGGTTGGGGTGCGGTCATTGGAGGTATTGTGTGAAAGGTGGGGGTGTTGAGAGGGTGGGGTGTGGGGGAGGTTAGGgatgggggtggtggggggggggagggtggtGGTTTAGTGGGGGGGGTTTGGAGGgtcggggggggggggttgggggggttGGGGAGAAGGGGTGGGTGGGGGAGGTGGGGGGGGGTTGGGGTGGGTGTGGGGGAGGGGTTGGGGGGGGgttgtggggggggggtggttggAGGGTTGGGGGTTTGGGGAGGGGTGGTGGGTgtggggggggttggggggtgtggggtggggggggggggaggtgggGTGTGGAGGGGTTGGGGGGGGTTGaggtttggggggggggggtggaggTGTTGGTAGGGTTGGGTGGGGGGTGtgagggggggtggggggggggtggggggggggggggttagtgGTGGGTGGgtgaggggggggggttggggggggtgggggatgggggggagggggtggggggggcggtgggggggggggggggggtgttggggggggggggggggggggggggggggggggggggggggggcggggggggggggggggggggggggggggggggggggggggggggggggggggggggggggggggggggggggggggggggggggggggggggggggggggtgggggggggggggggggggggggggggggggggggggggggggggggggggggggggggggggggggggggggggggggggggtgggggggggggggggggggggggggggggggggggggggggggggggggggggggggggggggggggggggggggggggggggggggggggggggggggggggggggggggggggggggggggggggggggggggggggggggggggggggggggggggggggggggggggggggggggggggggggggggggggggggggggggggggggggggggcggggggggggggggggggggggggggggggggggggggggggggggggggggggggggggggggggggggggggggggggggggggggggggggggggggggggggggggggggggggggtgggggggggggggggggggggggggggggggggggggggggggggggggggggggggggggggggggggggggggggggggggggggggggggggggtggggggggggggggggggggggggggggggggggggggggggggggggggggggggcgggggggggggggggggggggggggggggggggggggggggggggggggggggggggggggggggggggggggggggggggggggggggggggggggggggcggggggggggggggggggggggggggggggggggggggggggggggggggggggggggggggggggggggggggggggggggggggggggggggggggggggggggggggggggggggggggggggtggggggggggggtggtggggggttggggaggtggtgggggtggggggtgggagggggagggtgggtggtgggggggggggggggtggggtgggggtgggtgggtgtGGGGTGGAGGATGAGGGGGTGGGGTTGGGATGGTGTAGttgagtggggggggggggggggggcgcgggtggggggggggggcgggcgCCCCGTGGGGGGGGCCCTTGGCGGGTGGTTTGGGAGGTTGGCGGGTTGGGGCGTGGATGGTGGTTTGGGCGGCTTCGGAGGGTTAGTGGAGGTTGGAAGTTGGCGGTTGGATCCAGGGGGGGACAGGTGGGGCGGGGGGTTTAGGGGGGACACAAAAGGCCTGGGAGGTCCGGAGGAGGGCGGTGCGGTCTCGGCCCCAGGGTTGGGGGAGGTGGGGACGTGGGTTGGCGAGGTTGGGTCGGGGGGCGGTTGGGAGGTTGGGGAGGTTTGGGAGGTGGGTTtgggaggttttggaggttttgggaGTTCTGGGCGGTTGGGAGGTAGGAGAGGAGGGAGGGTGGAGTTAGGGACAGGTATGTGGCGGTTTGGCTGGAGGATTGGGAGGTGTTTGGAGGTTGGGGGTGTGGAGGTTTGGAGTGTTGGGAGTTGGGAGGTTGTGGAGGTGGGAGGGTGGGGGGGGTTGGAGGTTTTGGGAGGTTTTGGGGGTTGGAGGTTGGGGGTTGTGGAGGTTGGGAGGTTGGGGGTTGTGGGGGTTGGGTGGGAGTTTGGATGGTTGGAGGTTGGGGGGTTGGTGGGTTTGTGGAGGTTGGGAGGTTGTGGA from Culex pipiens pallens isolate TS unplaced genomic scaffold, TS_CPP_V2 Cpp_Un0170, whole genome shotgun sequence carries:
- the LOC120426711 gene encoding uncharacterized protein LOC120426711, whose product is GVLGGGGGGGGGGGGGGGGGGGGGGGGGGGGGGGGGGGGGGGGGGGGGGGVGGGGGGGGGGGGGGGGGGGGGGGGGGGVGGGGGGGGGGGGGGGGGGGGGGGGGGGGGGGGGGGGGGGGGGGGGGGGGGGGGGGGGGGGGGGGGGGGGGGGRGGGGGGGGGGGGGGGGGGGGGGGGGGGGGGGGGGGGGGGVGGGGGGGGGGGGGGGGGGGGGGGGGGGGGGGGWGGGGGGGGGGGGGGGGGGRGGGGGGGGGGGGGGGGGGGGGGGGGGGGGGGGGRGGGGGGGGGGGGGGGGGGGGGGGGGGGGGGGGGGGGGGGGGVGG